The following coding sequences lie in one uncultured Mailhella sp. genomic window:
- the gcvT gene encoding glycine cleavage system aminomethyltransferase GcvT, with protein sequence MELKTPLYDVHVAEGGKIVPFAGYLLPVQYPTGVIKEHMAVRQAAGLFDVSHMGEVLFTGPTALKTLNHLLTNDFTSMPVGKVRYSVMCNDKGGVIDDLVVYKFSDEEYLVVVNAANRHKDYAHMAANLLPGTRAEDISDSVAQLALQGPAAPAILKKLVPEDKLPQKYYTAVRDVDIAGMKCMVSRTGYTGELGYEIYTAPENAVKLWKTLREAGGEFGLIPCGLGARDTLRLEAAMPLYGHEMDETISPLEAGLDFGVKLNKEEFIGKDALVAAGAPARVRVGLEVTGRGIAREHQPVFIGDTQIGMTTSGTHCPAVGKALAMALVDVAHSAPGTEVEVDVRGRRVSAVIVPLPFYHR encoded by the coding sequence ATGGAACTCAAAACCCCACTTTACGACGTACACGTCGCGGAAGGCGGAAAGATCGTCCCCTTTGCGGGCTATCTTCTGCCCGTGCAGTACCCGACAGGCGTCATCAAGGAACACATGGCCGTGCGTCAGGCGGCCGGCCTGTTCGACGTCTCCCACATGGGAGAAGTGCTCTTCACCGGCCCCACGGCCCTGAAAACCCTGAACCACCTGCTCACCAACGACTTCACCAGCATGCCCGTGGGCAAGGTGCGCTACAGCGTCATGTGCAATGACAAGGGCGGCGTCATCGACGACCTCGTCGTGTACAAGTTCTCCGACGAAGAATATCTCGTCGTGGTCAACGCCGCCAACCGGCACAAGGACTACGCCCACATGGCCGCCAATCTTCTGCCCGGCACCAGGGCCGAAGACATTTCCGACTCCGTGGCCCAGCTCGCCCTTCAGGGCCCTGCCGCGCCCGCCATCCTCAAGAAGCTGGTTCCCGAGGACAAACTGCCGCAGAAGTACTACACCGCCGTGCGCGACGTGGACATCGCCGGCATGAAGTGCATGGTGTCCCGCACGGGCTACACCGGCGAGCTCGGCTACGAAATCTACACCGCGCCCGAAAACGCCGTGAAGCTCTGGAAGACCCTGCGCGAGGCCGGCGGGGAATTCGGCCTCATTCCCTGCGGACTCGGCGCGCGCGACACCCTGCGCCTTGAAGCCGCCATGCCCCTGTACGGCCACGAAATGGACGAAACCATTTCGCCCCTCGAAGCCGGTCTCGACTTCGGCGTGAAGCTGAACAAGGAAGAATTCATCGGCAAGGACGCCCTCGTGGCCGCAGGCGCGCCCGCCCGCGTGCGCGTGGGCCTCGAAGTCACCGGCCGCGGCATTGCCCGCGAGCATCAGCCCGTGTTCATCGGCGACACGCAGATCGGCATGACCACCTCCGGCACCCACTGCCCCGCCGTGGGCAAGGCTCTCGCCATGGCCCTCGTGGACGTCGCCCACAGCGCCCCCGGCACCGAAGTCGAGGTGGACGTGCGCGGCCGCAGGGTCAGTGCGGTCATCGTGCCCCTGCCCTTCTATCACCGCTAG
- the gcvH gene encoding glycine cleavage system protein GcvH, with the protein MSHIPAELRYSASHEWIKNEDGLSVIGLTDFAQSSLGDIVFIDLPQEGDAVTVGDSFADVESVKAVSGVFSPVTGTVAAVNSELIDNPALLNEKPYEAWLIKVSDVTAVGDLLDAAAYEAVCKNEEA; encoded by the coding sequence ATGTCTCACATTCCCGCCGAACTCAGATACTCCGCGTCTCATGAATGGATCAAGAACGAAGACGGTCTTTCCGTCATCGGCCTCACCGACTTCGCCCAGAGCTCCCTCGGCGACATCGTGTTCATCGATCTGCCCCAGGAAGGCGACGCCGTCACCGTGGGCGACTCCTTTGCCGACGTGGAATCCGTGAAGGCCGTGTCCGGCGTGTTCAGCCCTGTGACCGGCACCGTGGCCGCCGTGAACAGCGAACTCATCGACAACCCCGCCCTGCTCAACGAAAAGCCCTACGAAGCCTGGCTCATCAAGGTTTCCGACGTGACCGCCGTCGGCGATCTGCTGGACGCCGCCGCCTACGAGGCCGTGTGCAAGAACGAGGAGGCCTAG
- the gcvPA gene encoding aminomethyl-transferring glycine dehydrogenase subunit GcvPA translates to MGSYIPATSEERQAMLASLGLHSTDELFASVPPEVRLHSLNLPDGLSEMEVSRKVRDMADKNVRFRSIFRGAGAYRHYIPAVVKTVTSREEFVTAYTPYQAEISQGVLQSIFEYQTQICELTGMDVSNASVYDGAVAAAEAVLMCLDRRRHGVVLAGAVDPQTIAAVQTYCESRSVPVTVLPVKNGATDPADLAAALSESTACALVQSPNYFGVLEDMDALVAATHNAGAKMVMSANPISLGILKTPGEYGADITVGEGQPLGMPLGFGGPYLGFMACRKELMRHLPGRIVGETVDHEGRRCFVLTLQAREQHIRREKASSNICSNEALCAMTASVYLAAMGPKGLARVAENCAAHAHYLAAKLAEIPGFSLRCEGREFFHEFLTNCPVDPEVLCARLAEKGILGGLPVDGGLLWCCTELCSKNDMDELVTAIREVCA, encoded by the coding sequence ATGGGCAGCTACATTCCCGCCACGTCGGAAGAACGCCAGGCCATGCTCGCAAGCCTCGGCCTGCATTCCACCGACGAACTTTTCGCCTCCGTCCCGCCGGAAGTGCGCCTGCACTCGCTGAACCTGCCCGACGGCCTGAGCGAGATGGAAGTCTCGCGCAAGGTGCGCGACATGGCGGATAAAAATGTCCGCTTCCGCAGCATCTTCCGGGGCGCGGGCGCGTATCGCCACTACATTCCCGCCGTCGTGAAAACCGTGACCTCCCGCGAGGAATTCGTCACGGCCTACACGCCCTATCAGGCGGAAATCAGTCAGGGCGTGCTCCAGTCCATCTTTGAATACCAGACCCAGATCTGCGAACTCACCGGCATGGACGTGTCCAACGCCTCGGTCTACGACGGCGCCGTCGCCGCGGCCGAAGCCGTGCTCATGTGCCTGGATCGCCGCAGACACGGCGTCGTGCTCGCCGGCGCCGTCGATCCGCAGACCATCGCCGCCGTGCAGACCTACTGCGAAAGCCGCAGCGTGCCCGTCACCGTGCTGCCCGTGAAGAACGGCGCCACCGATCCCGCCGATCTCGCCGCCGCCCTTTCCGAAAGCACGGCCTGCGCCCTCGTGCAGAGCCCCAACTACTTCGGCGTGCTCGAAGACATGGACGCCCTTGTCGCCGCCACCCACAACGCCGGCGCAAAAATGGTCATGAGCGCGAATCCCATTTCCCTCGGCATCCTGAAAACGCCCGGCGAATACGGCGCGGACATCACCGTGGGCGAAGGACAGCCCCTCGGCATGCCCCTCGGATTCGGCGGCCCGTACCTCGGATTCATGGCCTGCCGCAAGGAACTCATGCGGCACCTTCCCGGCCGCATCGTGGGCGAAACCGTGGATCACGAAGGCCGCCGCTGCTTCGTGCTCACCCTCCAGGCCCGCGAACAGCACATCCGCCGCGAAAAGGCCTCATCCAACATCTGCTCCAACGAAGCGCTCTGCGCCATGACCGCCTCGGTGTACCTCGCGGCCATGGGTCCGAAGGGCCTCGCCCGCGTGGCCGAAAACTGCGCCGCCCATGCGCACTATCTGGCTGCAAAGCTGGCCGAAATTCCCGGCTTCTCCCTGCGCTGCGAAGGCAGGGAATTCTTCCACGAATTTCTCACGAACTGCCCCGTGGATCCGGAAGTGCTCTGCGCCAGGCTCGCCGAAAAGGGCATTCTCGGCGGCCTGCCCGTGGACGGCGGCCTGCTCTGGTGCTGCACCGAACTTTGCAGCAAAAACGACATGGATGAACTCGTCACCGCCATCCGGGAGGTGTGCGCATAA
- the gcvPB gene encoding aminomethyl-transferring glycine dehydrogenase subunit GcvPB: protein MKLLFERSRPGRCETLIPACDVPAVEFSSSALRASAPRLPEISEIDLGRHYTELASQTHGVNKGFYPLGSCTMKYNPRVNEEMASLPGFTDIHPLQPADTAQGCLEVLYKTERLLCEITGMDGMTFQPAAGAHGEYTGLLLIRRYHQSRNDAARTKIIVPDSAHGTNPASATMAGFTVVSVPSNAEGGVDLEALRKAVGPDTAGLMLTNPNTVGLFDPNILEITRIVHEAGGLCYYDGANLNAVMGHARPGDMGFDCVHLNLHKTFSTPHGGGGPGSGPVGCKAFLEAFLPTPRVREENGRYSFFTPEHSMGRVRSFYGNFLVVVRALTYILTLGREGIPEASAMAVLNANYLMKKLAGHYDMAYDTLCMHEFVMTLEKLKNETGISAMDVAKSLLDYGIHPPTMYFPLIVHEALMVEPTETESPETLDNAADALLAILEKAKTDPDYLHAAPHHCPIGRPDEVRAARTPVLRYNFE, encoded by the coding sequence ATGAAACTCCTCTTTGAAAGAAGCCGTCCCGGCCGCTGCGAAACCCTCATTCCCGCCTGCGACGTGCCCGCAGTCGAATTTTCTTCGTCCGCGCTGCGCGCCTCGGCTCCCCGTCTGCCCGAAATCTCGGAAATCGACCTCGGCAGACACTACACCGAGCTCGCTTCCCAGACCCACGGCGTGAACAAGGGCTTCTATCCCCTGGGCTCCTGCACCATGAAGTACAATCCCCGGGTGAACGAGGAAATGGCCTCGCTCCCCGGCTTTACGGACATCCATCCGCTCCAGCCCGCCGACACCGCCCAGGGCTGCCTTGAGGTGCTCTATAAGACCGAACGCCTGCTCTGCGAAATCACCGGCATGGACGGCATGACCTTCCAGCCCGCCGCGGGCGCGCACGGCGAATACACCGGTCTGCTGCTCATCCGCCGCTATCATCAGTCGAGAAACGACGCGGCCCGCACCAAGATCATCGTGCCCGACTCCGCTCACGGAACCAATCCCGCCTCGGCCACCATGGCGGGCTTCACCGTGGTTTCCGTACCCTCCAACGCCGAGGGCGGCGTGGACCTCGAAGCCCTCAGAAAGGCCGTCGGCCCCGATACCGCAGGCCTCATGCTCACCAATCCCAACACGGTGGGCCTCTTCGATCCCAACATTCTCGAAATCACGCGCATCGTGCATGAGGCGGGCGGCCTCTGCTACTACGACGGCGCCAACCTCAACGCCGTCATGGGTCACGCCCGTCCCGGCGACATGGGCTTCGACTGCGTTCACCTCAACCTGCACAAAACCTTCTCCACCCCGCACGGCGGCGGCGGTCCCGGCAGCGGCCCCGTGGGCTGCAAGGCCTTCCTCGAGGCCTTCCTGCCCACCCCCCGCGTGCGCGAAGAAAACGGCCGCTACAGCTTCTTCACCCCCGAACACAGCATGGGCCGCGTGCGCAGCTTCTACGGCAACTTCCTTGTCGTGGTGCGCGCCCTGACCTACATCCTCACGCTGGGCAGGGAAGGCATTCCCGAAGCCTCGGCCATGGCCGTGCTCAACGCCAACTACCTCATGAAGAAGCTCGCCGGCCACTACGACATGGCCTACGACACCCTCTGCATGCACGAATTCGTCATGACGCTCGAAAAGCTGAAGAACGAAACCGGCATCTCCGCCATGGACGTCGCCAAATCGCTGCTCGATTACGGCATCCATCCGCCGACCATGTACTTCCCCCTCATCGTCCACGAGGCCCTCATGGTCGAACCTACCGAAACCGAAAGTCCCGAAACCCTCGACAACGCGGCCGACGCCCTCCTCGCCATCCTTGAGAAGGCCAAAACCGACCCCGACTACCTCCACGCCGCGCCTCACCACTGCCCCATCGGCCGCCCCGACGAAGTCCGCGCCGCACGCACCCCCGTGCTCCGCTACAACTTTGAATAA
- a CDS encoding autotransporter domain-containing protein, with the protein MSAVDTGILSQEGATVSLSGNASISAANAMSGNGSIVNNGNLSVAEGTVSGFTGTYTQTAGATSLGADSGFFGGDVVIEKGALSVDMADRGGISMQENEAMLALGKSVTVADGKKLVVGDAGNSSSAVAFGNNSLLVVDGKAAGTGAMITGTGAISVADGSQLYIADAQAGKAYTITDGLSSAEGEYWDSANLLAGRLIKADISTNNDGDIVVETKAQDAAKVLPGIIPVAALDTMVSNNRNNTDSSSMGIRFLSRAMDNVQYMPNDATATAMVNEVSRAAVTAGVQNTALRLADAGVDQLIHHLSLSFFGKENNIHKDGVDIWATPMYGNTYTHGMVASGAAVRGNYGGVTLGADAKVGEILGGKVRVGAAVNGGGGKSETRGTATSTDNEYNFGGVNLYAGWNLDSLNVMASVGYAMANHDVKMNLPASMGMGQAKADVDTNAFIADLRAEYQINTSVADILPHAGVRYTALNTESHDLKVNGSTLNSVASDTQHIVQFPIGVTVSKDIDVSGWNVKPLADVSVIPAAGEKKNTTKVSYAGIGALDSVNTRIMDSTSWAGTVGVQAEKGNFALGLNYGVQASTHETDQSVSVGISWKF; encoded by the coding sequence TTGAGCGCCGTTGACACGGGCATCCTTTCTCAGGAAGGCGCGACTGTTTCCCTCTCTGGCAATGCCTCCATCAGTGCCGCGAACGCCATGAGCGGCAACGGTTCCATTGTCAACAACGGCAATCTTTCTGTTGCAGAAGGAACGGTGTCCGGCTTTACCGGTACTTATACCCAGACTGCAGGAGCAACGTCTCTGGGGGCAGACAGTGGATTTTTTGGAGGTGACGTCGTTATTGAAAAGGGTGCTCTTTCCGTTGACATGGCGGATCGAGGCGGCATCTCCATGCAGGAAAACGAAGCCATGCTGGCGCTCGGTAAAAGCGTGACCGTCGCCGACGGCAAAAAGCTTGTTGTGGGTGATGCAGGCAATTCTTCCTCGGCTGTGGCCTTCGGAAATAATTCGCTGCTGGTCGTGGACGGCAAGGCTGCCGGCACCGGCGCCATGATTACCGGCACCGGCGCCATTTCCGTGGCGGACGGTTCCCAGCTGTACATTGCCGACGCTCAGGCCGGTAAAGCCTACACCATCACCGACGGACTCTCCTCGGCCGAGGGCGAATACTGGGATTCCGCCAACCTGCTGGCCGGACGTCTCATCAAGGCCGACATATCGACGAACAATGACGGCGACATCGTTGTTGAAACGAAAGCTCAGGACGCCGCCAAGGTGCTGCCCGGCATCATTCCCGTGGCCGCCCTCGACACCATGGTCAGCAACAACCGGAACAACACCGACTCCTCTTCCATGGGCATCCGCTTCCTGAGCCGCGCCATGGACAACGTGCAGTACATGCCGAATGACGCCACCGCCACCGCCATGGTGAACGAAGTCTCCCGCGCGGCCGTGACCGCGGGCGTGCAGAACACCGCTCTGCGCCTTGCCGACGCCGGGGTGGATCAGCTCATTCATCACCTGTCGCTGAGCTTCTTCGGCAAGGAAAACAACATTCATAAGGACGGCGTGGACATCTGGGCCACTCCCATGTACGGCAACACCTACACCCACGGCATGGTGGCTTCCGGCGCGGCCGTGCGCGGCAACTACGGCGGCGTCACCCTCGGCGCGGATGCCAAGGTCGGCGAAATTCTCGGCGGCAAGGTGCGCGTGGGCGCGGCCGTCAACGGCGGCGGAGGCAAATCCGAAACCCGCGGCACGGCCACCTCTACCGACAACGAATACAACTTCGGCGGCGTGAACCTTTACGCCGGGTGGAACCTCGACAGCCTGAACGTGATGGCCAGCGTGGGCTACGCCATGGCCAACCACGACGTGAAGATGAACCTGCCCGCCTCCATGGGCATGGGTCAGGCCAAGGCCGACGTGGACACCAACGCCTTCATCGCCGACCTGCGCGCCGAATACCAGATCAACACCAGCGTTGCGGACATCCTGCCTCATGCGGGCGTTCGCTACACCGCCCTCAACACCGAAAGCCACGATCTGAAGGTAAACGGCTCCACGCTGAATTCCGTGGCGTCCGACACGCAGCACATCGTGCAGTTCCCCATCGGCGTGACCGTGTCCAAGGATATCGACGTCTCCGGCTGGAACGTGAAGCCGCTGGCCGACGTGTCCGTCATTCCCGCCGCCGGTGAAAAGAAAAATACTACCAAGGTGTCCTATGCAGGCATAGGCGCGCTCGACAGCGTGAATACCCGCATCATGGATTCCACGAGCTGGGCCGGAACCGTCGGCGTGCAGGCCGAAAAGGGCAACTTCGCCCTCGGCCTCAACTACGGCGTGCAGGCTTCCACCCACGAAACCGACCAGAGCGTCAGCGTCGGCATAAGCTGGAAGTTCTAA
- a CDS encoding amidophosphoribosyltransferase, translated as MGGFFGAISKQDCVLDIFFGVDYHSHLGTRRGGMAIYDRKLGFQRQIHDIENTPFRTKFENNLAEFHGCAGIGCISDIDPQPLLVRSHLGLYAISTVGIINNTERLVRDYFSSRGHQFMVTDAGKVNPTELVAALINMEGDLVSGIRHAQDVIEGSMTILLLTEDSIITARDRMGRLPVHIGKSDLGHSVSFESFAYHKLGYEDAYELGPSEIVRITADGYETLSPAAKTMKICAFLWTYYGYPNSNYEGVNVELMRYRNGEIMARDEMARGTLPLVDHVAGVPDSGTPHAIGYANRCKLPFARPFVKYTPTWPRSFMPANQAVRNQVAKMKQIPVPELIQGKKLLFVDDSIVRGTQLRETVDFLFESGAGEVHMRSACPPIMYSCKYLNFSRGNSDMDLLARRIVQELEGDEGHRHLDEYADASTARGKSLLAAICRKMGFDSLGYQSLNGLLEAIGIDKDKICTYCWNGKG; from the coding sequence ATGGGAGGATTCTTCGGAGCCATCTCCAAGCAGGACTGCGTGCTGGACATCTTCTTCGGCGTGGACTACCACTCGCACCTCGGCACACGCCGCGGCGGCATGGCCATCTACGACCGGAAGCTGGGTTTTCAGCGGCAGATACACGACATTGAAAACACCCCCTTCCGAACCAAGTTTGAAAACAATCTCGCCGAATTCCACGGCTGCGCAGGCATAGGCTGCATCAGCGACATTGATCCGCAGCCGCTTCTCGTGCGCTCGCATCTCGGTTTGTACGCCATATCCACGGTCGGCATCATCAACAACACCGAGCGTCTGGTGCGCGACTACTTTTCCAGCCGGGGCCATCAGTTCATGGTCACGGACGCCGGCAAGGTGAATCCCACGGAACTCGTGGCCGCGCTCATCAACATGGAAGGCGATCTCGTGTCGGGCATCCGGCACGCGCAGGACGTTATTGAAGGCTCCATGACCATTCTGCTGCTCACGGAAGACTCCATCATCACCGCCAGAGACAGAATGGGACGCCTGCCCGTGCACATCGGCAAAAGCGATCTGGGCCACAGCGTGTCGTTTGAATCCTTCGCCTACCACAAGCTCGGCTACGAAGACGCCTACGAACTCGGTCCGAGCGAAATCGTGCGCATCACGGCCGACGGCTACGAAACGCTTTCCCCGGCCGCCAAAACCATGAAGATCTGCGCCTTCCTCTGGACCTACTACGGCTATCCGAACTCCAACTACGAAGGCGTCAACGTGGAGCTCATGCGCTACCGCAACGGCGAAATCATGGCCCGCGACGAAATGGCCCGCGGCACGCTGCCGCTGGTCGATCACGTGGCCGGCGTGCCCGATTCCGGCACGCCCCACGCCATAGGCTACGCCAACCGCTGCAAGCTGCCCTTTGCCCGGCCCTTCGTCAAATACACCCCCACCTGGCCGCGCTCCTTCATGCCCGCCAATCAGGCCGTGCGCAATCAGGTGGCCAAGATGAAGCAGATTCCCGTGCCGGAACTCATTCAGGGCAAGAAGCTCCTCTTTGTGGACGACTCCATCGTGCGCGGCACGCAGCTGCGCGAAACCGTCGACTTTCTTTTTGAATCCGGCGCAGGCGAAGTACACATGCGCTCCGCCTGCCCGCCCATCATGTACAGCTGCAAGTACCTCAACTTCTCCCGCGGCAATTCCGACATGGATCTGCTCGCAAGGCGCATCGTGCAGGAACTCGAAGGCGACGAAGGTCATCGTCATCTCGACGAGTACGCCGACGCCTCCACCGCGAGGGGCAAGAGTCTGCTTGCCGCCATCTGCCGCAAGATGGGCTTCGATTCTCTGGGCTATCAATCGCTGAACGGCCTGCTTGAGGCCATAGGCATCGACAAGGACAAAATCTGCACCTACTGCTGGAACGGCAAAGGATAA
- the purM gene encoding phosphoribosylformylglycinamidine cyclo-ligase — protein MNNSHSASYAAAGVNIEAGYEGVRLMKRHVERTLIPGVVSDLGGFGGLFEPDTKGMSRPVLVSGTDGVGTKQRIAQLMDKHDTVGIDCVAMCVNDIVCCGAKPLFFLDYIAIGKNDPEKVATLVSGVAEGCVQAGCALIGGETAEHPGTMAPNDYDLAGFSVGMVDRDKVISQASMREGDVILALPSSGLHSNGYSLVRKVFDVEHADLGKYCEELGSTLGEALLTPTVIYVKPVLAAIAAAEVHGISHITGGGFYENIPRCVPDGLTARVEKAAVKTPAIFSLLQRTGNIPERDMFNTYNMGVGMTMIVSRDTADKALEALRSHGCNAYVLGDVVSGEDKVALA, from the coding sequence ATGAACAATTCCCATTCCGCATCCTACGCCGCCGCGGGCGTCAACATTGAGGCCGGCTACGAAGGCGTTCGCCTCATGAAGCGCCATGTCGAGCGCACCCTGATTCCCGGCGTGGTCTCCGACCTCGGAGGCTTCGGCGGCCTGTTTGAACCTGACACCAAAGGCATGTCCCGTCCGGTGCTCGTGTCCGGCACCGACGGCGTGGGCACCAAGCAGCGCATCGCCCAGCTCATGGACAAGCACGACACCGTGGGCATCGACTGCGTGGCCATGTGCGTGAACGACATCGTCTGCTGCGGCGCCAAGCCTCTGTTCTTCCTCGACTACATCGCCATCGGCAAAAACGATCCGGAAAAGGTGGCCACCCTCGTTTCCGGCGTGGCCGAAGGCTGCGTGCAGGCCGGCTGCGCCCTCATCGGCGGCGAAACCGCCGAGCACCCCGGCACCATGGCCCCCAACGACTACGATCTCGCGGGCTTCTCCGTGGGCATGGTGGACAGAGACAAGGTCATCAGTCAGGCTTCCATGCGCGAGGGCGACGTCATTCTCGCGCTGCCTTCCTCCGGCCTGCATTCCAACGGCTATTCTCTCGTGCGCAAGGTGTTCGACGTGGAGCACGCAGACCTCGGCAAGTACTGCGAAGAACTCGGTTCCACGCTCGGCGAAGCCCTGCTCACGCCCACGGTCATCTACGTGAAGCCCGTGCTCGCGGCCATTGCCGCGGCCGAAGTTCACGGCATAAGCCACATCACGGGCGGCGGCTTCTACGAAAACATTCCCCGCTGCGTACCCGACGGCCTCACCGCCCGCGTGGAAAAAGCCGCCGTGAAGACTCCGGCCATTTTCTCCCTGCTGCAGCGCACGGGCAATATTCCCGAACGCGACATGTTCAACACCTACAACATGGGCGTGGGCATGACTATGATCGTGTCCCGCGACACGGCCGACAAGGCCCTCGAAGCCCTCAGGAGCCACGGCTGCAACGCCTACGTTCTCGGCGACGTCGTTTCCGGCGAAGACAAGGTCGCTCTCGCCTGA